Proteins encoded together in one Microbacterium sp. ABRD28 window:
- a CDS encoding cystathionine beta-synthase — protein sequence MRYASHVADLVGHTPLVRLNRVVADVKPTVLAKVEYFNPGGSVKDRIARRMIDAAEESGQLQPGGTIVEATSGNTGVGLALVALQRGYRMIFVVPEKFSGEKTAVLRAYGAEIVTVPTNVPPDHPDSYYSVSDRLAEEIPGAFKPNQFANINGPLSHYETTGPEIWDDTEGRVTHLVAGIGTGGTITGTGKYLKDVSDGRVTVIGADPEGSIYSGGPVHGYLVEGVGEDFWPTTFDPNVVDRYERVDDRESFEMTRRLAREEGLLVGGSCGMAVVAALRTARDLGEDDVVVVILPDSGRGYISKIFDDEWMTRNLP from the coding sequence GTGCGCTACGCCTCCCACGTCGCCGACCTCGTCGGCCACACTCCCCTCGTCCGCCTGAACCGCGTCGTCGCTGATGTCAAGCCGACCGTGCTGGCGAAGGTCGAGTACTTCAACCCCGGCGGATCGGTCAAGGACCGCATCGCGCGTCGCATGATCGACGCCGCCGAAGAGAGCGGCCAGCTCCAGCCCGGCGGCACGATCGTCGAGGCCACGAGCGGCAACACCGGCGTGGGCCTGGCCCTCGTCGCCCTCCAGCGCGGGTACCGCATGATCTTCGTGGTGCCCGAGAAGTTCTCCGGCGAGAAGACCGCGGTCCTCCGGGCCTACGGCGCCGAGATCGTCACCGTTCCGACGAACGTGCCGCCGGATCATCCCGACTCCTACTATTCGGTCAGCGACCGGCTGGCCGAGGAGATCCCGGGGGCGTTCAAGCCCAACCAGTTCGCCAACATCAACGGGCCGCTCTCGCACTACGAGACCACCGGCCCGGAGATCTGGGACGACACCGAGGGCCGGGTCACCCACCTCGTCGCGGGCATCGGCACCGGGGGCACGATCACCGGCACGGGCAAGTATCTGAAGGATGTCTCCGACGGCCGCGTCACGGTCATCGGCGCCGACCCCGAGGGCTCGATCTACTCCGGCGGCCCGGTGCACGGCTACCTCGTCGAGGGCGTGGGCGAGGACTTCTGGCCCACCACCTTCGATCCGAACGTGGTCGACCGCTATGAGCGGGTGGATGACCGCGAGTCGTTCGAGATGACCCGGCGCCTGGCGCGCGAGGAGGGCCTCCTCGTCGGAGGATCGTGCGGGATGGCGGTCGTCGCCGCCCTTCGCACCGCACGCGATCTCGGCGAGGACGACGTGGTCGTCGTCATCCTTCCCGACTCCGGCCGCGGCTACATCAGCAAGATCTTCGATGACGAATGGATGACGAGGAACCTGCCGTGA
- a CDS encoding cystathionine gamma-synthase, with product MSVDKSTHRFDSLAVHAGQEFDPTTGAVIPPVHFSTTFAQDGIGGLRQGYEYGRSGNPTRTALQRQLAALEGGAHAFSFSSGLSAEDALLRATLKPGDSVLLGNDVYGGTHRLLARVLAPWGVQMRTVEMSDAAAVRSALAERPAQLVWVETPSNPLLKITDIAELAAIGHEAGALVVVDNTFATPALQRPLALGADVVVHSVTKYLGGHSDVVGGALVLDDDELAEKIGFLQFAVGAVSGPMDAWLASRGIKTLGIRMARHSANAAAIAAFLRDHSHVAHVYYPGLEDHPGHAIAARQMSDFGGIVSVAFESGELARRFAESTALFQLAESLGGVESLVNYPDAMTHASVRGTDAAVPVEVVRLSVGIEDPADLIADIEQALRA from the coding sequence GTGAGCGTCGACAAGAGCACCCACCGCTTCGACAGCCTCGCCGTCCACGCCGGTCAGGAGTTCGACCCCACCACCGGAGCGGTGATCCCCCCGGTGCATTTCTCCACCACCTTCGCGCAGGACGGCATCGGCGGGCTCCGCCAGGGCTACGAGTACGGCCGGAGCGGCAACCCGACCCGCACGGCCCTACAGCGTCAGCTCGCGGCCCTCGAGGGCGGCGCCCACGCCTTCTCGTTCTCGTCGGGCCTTTCCGCCGAAGACGCGCTGCTGCGCGCGACACTGAAGCCCGGCGACAGCGTGCTGCTCGGCAACGACGTCTACGGCGGCACCCACCGGCTGCTGGCCCGCGTGCTCGCGCCGTGGGGTGTGCAGATGCGCACGGTCGAGATGTCCGACGCCGCGGCGGTCCGCTCCGCCCTCGCCGAGCGCCCCGCGCAGCTGGTGTGGGTCGAGACGCCGTCGAACCCCCTGCTGAAGATCACCGACATCGCCGAGCTCGCCGCGATCGGGCACGAGGCCGGAGCGCTCGTCGTCGTCGACAACACCTTCGCCACCCCAGCGCTGCAGCGTCCCCTCGCCCTCGGCGCCGACGTCGTCGTCCACTCGGTGACGAAGTACCTCGGCGGGCACTCCGATGTCGTCGGCGGCGCGCTCGTGCTCGATGACGACGAGCTCGCCGAGAAGATCGGGTTCCTGCAGTTCGCCGTCGGCGCGGTCTCGGGGCCGATGGACGCGTGGCTGGCCTCACGGGGTATCAAGACCCTCGGAATCCGGATGGCACGCCACAGCGCCAACGCGGCCGCGATCGCCGCCTTCCTCCGAGACCACTCCCACGTTGCGCACGTGTACTACCCCGGGCTGGAAGACCATCCCGGTCATGCCATCGCGGCGCGTCAGATGTCGGACTTCGGCGGCATCGTCTCGGTCGCCTTCGAGTCGGGCGAACTCGCCCGCCGGTTCGCGGAGTCGACGGCGCTCTTCCAGCTCGCCGAGTCGCTCGGCGGCGTGGAGTCGCTCGTGAACTACCCCGATGCGATGACCCACGCCTCGGTGCGGGGTACCGACGCAGCCGTGCCGGTCGAGGTCGTGCGCCTGTCGGTGGGGATCGAAGACCCCGCCGACCTCATCGCCGACATCGAGCAGGCGCTGCGCGCCTAG
- a CDS encoding CsbD family protein — MGLDDKIKNAAEEATGKAKEAFGKATDNERLEAEGERDQTKANVKQAGENVKDAFK; from the coding sequence ATGGGACTCGACGACAAGATCAAGAACGCCGCCGAAGAAGCCACGGGCAAGGCCAAGGAGGCCTTCGGCAAGGCCACCGACAACGAGCGTCTCGAGGCAGAAGGCGAGCGCGACCAGACCAAGGCCAACGTCAAGCAGGCCGGCGAGAACGTCAAGGACGCCTTCAAGTAA
- a CDS encoding CsbD family protein: MGLDDKIKNAAQEIAGKAKEVIGNATDNDKLAAEGKADQSKANMKQAGEDVKDAFKK, translated from the coding sequence ATGGGACTCGACGACAAGATCAAGAACGCCGCGCAGGAGATCGCCGGGAAGGCCAAGGAGGTCATCGGCAACGCGACCGACAACGACAAGCTCGCTGCCGAGGGCAAGGCCGACCAGTCCAAGGCGAACATGAAGCAGGCCGGCGAAGACGTCAAGGACGCCTTCAAGAAGTAA
- a CDS encoding DUF6286 domain-containing protein: protein MTDRALSRVVRRETHSPRTVAMFVAVILLILALIYVGVELVLSLLAQPALVAAPGAIAQWLVALPGDQPAPLVIVGGVIVAILGLVFVILAVTPGRLSKHELAFDGSERAVVVDNGVIAAAVAQKVSADSGVARDRVTVGVAHRTVDVTVRPDPGVEIERESVRRAATEALDAYRLVPRVKVRARIEQARQEDDFR from the coding sequence ATGACCGATCGGGCGCTGTCGCGCGTCGTGCGTCGTGAGACGCACTCGCCGCGCACCGTGGCGATGTTCGTCGCGGTCATCCTGCTGATCCTCGCTCTGATCTACGTCGGTGTGGAACTGGTGCTGTCGCTGCTCGCGCAGCCGGCGCTCGTGGCCGCGCCGGGGGCGATCGCGCAGTGGCTGGTGGCCCTTCCCGGCGACCAGCCCGCCCCGCTGGTCATCGTCGGCGGCGTCATCGTGGCCATCCTCGGCCTGGTGTTCGTCATCCTGGCGGTGACCCCGGGACGGCTGTCCAAGCATGAGCTCGCCTTCGACGGTTCCGAGCGCGCCGTCGTCGTCGACAACGGCGTGATCGCCGCAGCGGTCGCCCAGAAGGTCAGCGCCGATTCCGGCGTCGCCCGCGACCGGGTGACCGTCGGGGTCGCGCACCGCACGGTCGACGTGACCGTTCGTCCCGATCCCGGGGTGGAGATCGAGCGCGAGAGCGTTCGCCGTGCCGCCACCGAAGCGCTGGACGCCTACCGCCTGGTGCCCCGGGTCAAGGTCCGGGCGCGTATCGAGCAGGCCCGACAGGAGGACGATTTCCGATGA
- a CDS encoding DUF2273 domain-containing protein, producing MSATMTGVLVGAVLAFAALLFGFWGFLLVALFMAIGAGVARVASGQLDLRAVAGAFSGRRTS from the coding sequence ATGAGTGCCACGATGACCGGAGTACTCGTCGGGGCGGTGCTCGCCTTCGCCGCTCTGCTGTTCGGGTTCTGGGGATTCCTCCTCGTCGCCCTGTTCATGGCGATCGGCGCGGGGGTCGCGCGCGTGGCCTCGGGCCAGCTCGACCTCCGGGCCGTCGCCGGAGCATTCAGCGGGAGGCGGACGTCATGA
- a CDS encoding Asp23/Gls24 family envelope stress response protein codes for MATSDQNPAAPAAPAAPKVASRVDRSVSSSLTGADSSAGGRTVIADNVVAKVAGIAAREVSGVYALGGGASRAFGAIRDAINATDLTQGVKVEVGETQAAADLTIVVEYPAPIQEVASHVRTAVAGAITRLVGLEVVEVNVEVNDVHLPGDDDDSAEESRVS; via the coding sequence ATGGCCACTTCGGACCAGAACCCCGCCGCCCCCGCCGCCCCCGCCGCGCCCAAGGTCGCGTCGCGCGTCGACCGCTCCGTCTCGAGCTCGCTGACGGGCGCGGACAGCTCCGCCGGCGGTCGCACCGTGATCGCGGACAACGTGGTCGCCAAGGTGGCCGGCATCGCCGCTCGCGAGGTCTCGGGCGTCTACGCCCTCGGCGGCGGAGCCTCGCGTGCCTTCGGTGCGATCCGCGACGCCATCAACGCCACCGACCTCACGCAGGGCGTGAAGGTCGAGGTGGGTGAGACCCAGGCTGCCGCCGACCTCACCATCGTGGTGGAGTACCCGGCGCCCATCCAGGAGGTCGCCTCCCACGTCCGCACCGCCGTCGCCGGCGCCATCACGCGCCTGGTCGGACTCGAGGTCGTCGAGGTCAACGTCGAGGTCAACGACGTGCACCTGCCCGGTGACGACGACGACAGCGCCGAGGAGTCGCGCGTCTCATGA
- a CDS encoding RNA polymerase sigma factor — protein MAQGLVEVSDAMLVARSLDQDTVAFGELVRRHSGLMRAYVIRMVGSRSEADDVVQEAFVTAWRQLPSLRDHSTVRAWLMRIASREASAYLRRRPRDADIADLDAPHSADTQPENVAMRHAQLTALSAALDTLPSDQRRCWLLREVAELSYDEIADEMQMPVSTVRGTLARARARITAQMEGWR, from the coding sequence GTGGCCCAAGGGCTCGTCGAGGTGTCCGACGCGATGCTCGTCGCGCGCTCGCTCGACCAGGACACCGTCGCCTTCGGCGAGCTGGTGCGTCGCCACTCGGGACTCATGCGCGCCTACGTCATCCGGATGGTCGGATCGCGCAGTGAAGCCGACGACGTGGTGCAGGAGGCGTTCGTCACGGCGTGGCGCCAGTTGCCGAGCCTGCGCGACCACTCGACCGTGAGGGCCTGGCTCATGCGGATCGCCAGCCGCGAGGCATCCGCGTACCTCCGCCGGCGCCCGAGGGACGCCGACATCGCCGATCTCGACGCGCCGCACAGCGCCGACACTCAGCCGGAGAACGTCGCGATGCGCCACGCGCAGCTGACCGCGCTGTCGGCAGCGCTCGACACACTGCCCTCCGATCAGCGACGATGTTGGCTACTGCGTGAGGTCGCCGAACTCAGTTACGACGAGATCGCCGACGAGATGCAGATGCCGGTGAGTACCGTGCGGGGCACCCTCGCCCGTGCGAGAGCGCGGATCACCGCGCAGATGGAGGGATGGCGATGA
- a CDS encoding Asp23/Gls24 family envelope stress response protein — MSEDGRVVLDCGKTIEELSEYLDADRAPYDADIETCPECLNALDALARVGALSRDLVADDASRLPPPPDSWFDALFATIQAELKAGRSFPIHHPDPRVKITVSEGAVRTLLRATGDALDGVVVGRTQIVGDAEIPGAPVEINISASVAYGEPFATVAGTLRSLVYDALTRHTELNVAAVNVTVEDVHGSRSSKEKR, encoded by the coding sequence ATGAGCGAGGACGGTCGGGTGGTTCTCGACTGCGGGAAGACGATCGAGGAACTGAGCGAGTACCTCGATGCCGACCGCGCGCCCTACGACGCCGACATCGAGACGTGCCCCGAGTGCCTCAACGCCCTCGACGCGCTCGCGCGGGTCGGGGCGCTCTCGCGCGACCTCGTCGCCGACGACGCCTCACGCCTCCCCCCACCCCCGGACAGCTGGTTCGACGCCCTCTTCGCCACGATCCAGGCCGAGCTGAAGGCGGGGCGGAGCTTCCCGATCCACCACCCCGACCCGCGGGTGAAGATCACGGTCTCGGAGGGGGCGGTGCGCACGCTGCTGCGGGCGACCGGCGACGCCCTGGACGGCGTGGTGGTGGGCCGGACGCAGATCGTCGGCGACGCCGAGATCCCCGGCGCCCCCGTGGAGATCAACATCAGCGCCTCGGTGGCCTACGGTGAGCCCTTCGCCACTGTGGCGGGCACCCTCCGTTCCCTCGTCTACGACGCCCTCACCCGCCACACCGAGCTGAACGTCGCCGCCGTCAACGTCACGGTGGAGGATGTGCACGGGAGCCGTTCCTCGAAGGAGAAGCGATGA
- a CDS encoding PPOX class F420-dependent oxidoreductase, producing MSLSPEGERFVADRHLATLSTIGPHGGIHVVAVGFTLVDGVVRVITTEGTQKVRNVERDARATVAQVEGARWLSIAGSARIERDPDAVRWAERLYAERYRTPRENPRRVVIRIDPDRFLASSGLLSR from the coding sequence GTGAGTCTCAGCCCCGAGGGAGAGCGGTTCGTCGCCGACCGGCATCTGGCCACCCTCTCCACCATCGGGCCGCACGGCGGGATCCACGTCGTGGCGGTAGGGTTCACCCTCGTCGACGGTGTCGTGCGCGTGATCACCACCGAGGGGACGCAGAAGGTGCGCAACGTCGAGCGCGACGCCCGCGCCACGGTCGCTCAGGTCGAGGGTGCACGATGGCTGAGCATCGCCGGCTCCGCGCGCATCGAGCGCGACCCCGACGCGGTGCGATGGGCCGAGCGTCTCTATGCCGAGCGCTACCGGACGCCCCGGGAGAATCCGCGACGGGTGGTCATCCGGATCGATCCCGACCGATTCCTCGCCTCGTCAGGGCTCCTGTCCCGCTGA
- a CDS encoding VanZ family protein, with product MTAHPTSPVRPRAPRLGAVLLLGAYGLALLVIAFWPTPVDRGAGPLLRGLTRALPWLTYDVIEFSANILLFVPLGVLLALILRAERPLMLPVILATTLFVEGGQLLLPERTATLRDVVANTLGGLVGWGIVTVLERRRRRPRRIPAHEP from the coding sequence GTGACCGCACATCCGACGTCTCCTGTTCGCCCCCGCGCCCCGCGACTCGGTGCGGTTCTCCTGCTGGGCGCTTACGGACTCGCCCTCCTCGTGATCGCCTTCTGGCCGACCCCGGTCGATCGGGGAGCGGGCCCGTTGCTGCGCGGGCTCACGAGGGCGCTTCCGTGGCTGACGTACGACGTGATCGAGTTCAGTGCCAACATCCTGCTCTTCGTGCCGCTCGGGGTGCTGCTGGCGCTGATCCTTCGCGCCGAGCGCCCGCTGATGCTCCCGGTGATCCTCGCCACCACCCTCTTCGTGGAGGGCGGACAGCTCCTCCTTCCCGAACGCACCGCCACGCTCCGCGACGTCGTGGCCAACACCCTCGGCGGTCTCGTGGGCTGGGGGATCGTGACCGTTCTCGAACGCCGCCGCCGTCGTCCTCGACGTATTCCGGCGCATGAACCGTGA
- a CDS encoding DUF4012 domain-containing protein — MSESANPRALRQAGVVFAWVVAAFLIALVFLAGWVGVRGFLASQHLIDAQATATAVREDLTDPALASAAIADVAADTAAARALTSDPLWQVAEALPWAGPQLSAVSTVAAAVDDVAGSALAPLADVASGFDLAALRPQDGRIDLAPFTDIREAAATGAASIGGAAEAVAAIDRAPLIRPLREAVDEVGALLDETETATGALTRAATLLPAMLGADGPRSYLVLFQNNAEWRSLGGIPGATALVRTDGGAISLAEQASSSDFPRYDESVLPLGSDVEGIFSARPGRFIQNVTQIPDFAVSGALAREMWARERGGEQVDGVIAIDPVALSYLLAATGPVTLPTGDVITAENAVPLLLNEVYFRYEDPADQDAFFAAAAASVFSALTAGGTDPTALVDALTRAGDERRLLLWSAREDEQTLLDGTSLAGPLPETDDDIARFGVYLNDGTGSKMDYYVSATPTLTWDSCVTGGSAASPTASGTATLTVTLTNNAPADAATSLPRYITGGGAFDVDPGIARTVGYVYLPEGFELQDATITGDVGFGGGTHDGRRVLSFAVDVAPGASATATVTVTAPEGSAPQLELVSTPTLVSPPDLVAVCEPA, encoded by the coding sequence GTGAGCGAATCGGCCAACCCCCGCGCCCTCCGCCAGGCCGGCGTCGTCTTCGCCTGGGTCGTCGCCGCCTTCCTCATCGCGCTGGTCTTCCTCGCCGGCTGGGTGGGGGTGCGCGGGTTCCTCGCCTCCCAGCACCTCATCGACGCGCAGGCGACGGCCACCGCGGTGCGCGAAGACCTGACCGACCCGGCGCTCGCGTCCGCGGCGATCGCCGATGTCGCGGCCGACACCGCCGCCGCCCGTGCTCTCACCTCCGACCCGCTCTGGCAGGTCGCCGAAGCCCTTCCGTGGGCGGGGCCGCAGCTGTCGGCGGTCTCGACCGTCGCGGCCGCCGTCGACGACGTCGCGGGGTCGGCCCTGGCTCCTCTCGCCGATGTCGCGAGCGGGTTCGACCTCGCCGCCCTCCGTCCCCAGGACGGCAGGATCGATCTGGCACCGTTCACCGACATCCGAGAGGCCGCCGCCACCGGCGCCGCATCGATCGGCGGCGCAGCCGAGGCGGTCGCCGCGATCGACCGGGCCCCCCTGATCCGCCCGCTGCGCGAGGCCGTCGACGAGGTCGGCGCCCTCCTCGACGAGACCGAGACCGCCACCGGCGCGCTGACCCGCGCGGCGACCCTGCTGCCGGCGATGCTCGGCGCCGATGGACCGCGGTCCTACCTCGTGCTGTTCCAGAACAACGCCGAGTGGCGCTCGCTCGGTGGCATCCCGGGCGCGACCGCGCTCGTGCGCACGGACGGCGGAGCGATCTCGCTGGCCGAGCAGGCGTCATCCTCCGACTTCCCCCGCTACGACGAATCGGTGCTGCCGCTCGGCTCGGATGTCGAGGGGATCTTCTCGGCACGACCCGGACGATTCATCCAGAACGTCACCCAGATCCCCGACTTCGCCGTCTCCGGCGCCCTCGCCCGCGAGATGTGGGCGCGTGAGCGCGGCGGCGAGCAGGTCGACGGGGTGATCGCGATCGATCCCGTGGCACTGTCGTATCTCCTCGCCGCCACCGGGCCTGTGACCCTCCCCACCGGCGACGTGATCACGGCGGAGAACGCGGTGCCGCTGCTGCTGAACGAGGTGTATTTTCGCTACGAGGACCCCGCCGACCAGGACGCCTTCTTCGCCGCCGCGGCGGCCTCGGTCTTCAGCGCGCTGACGGCGGGCGGCACCGACCCCACCGCGCTCGTGGACGCTCTGACGCGTGCGGGCGACGAGCGACGGCTGCTGCTGTGGAGCGCCCGCGAGGACGAGCAGACCCTCCTCGACGGCACGTCCCTCGCGGGGCCCCTGCCCGAGACCGACGACGACATCGCCCGGTTCGGGGTCTACCTCAACGACGGCACGGGCTCGAAGATGGACTATTACGTCAGCGCGACTCCCACCCTCACCTGGGACTCCTGCGTCACCGGGGGCTCCGCTGCCTCGCCCACGGCGTCGGGCACGGCCACCCTCACCGTCACGCTGACCAACAACGCGCCCGCCGACGCGGCCACCTCGCTCCCCCGCTACATCACCGGCGGCGGCGCGTTCGACGTCGATCCCGGCATCGCGCGGACCGTCGGCTACGTGTACCTGCCCGAGGGCTTCGAGCTGCAGGATGCCACCATCACCGGCGACGTCGGATTCGGCGGCGGCACCCACGACGGGCGGCGGGTGCTGAGCTTCGCCGTCGACGTGGCACCCGGGGCATCGGCGACGGCGACGGTCACGGTCACCGCCCCGGAGGGCTCGGCTCCGCAACTGGAGCTGGTGTCAACCCCCACGCTGGTTTCGCCTCCCGACCTCGTCGCCGTCTGCGAGCCCGCCTAG
- a CDS encoding cell wall protein yields the protein MSRRSPRVALIALLAMAAVGAPGAAHAASPADASSIYPPSGSCTTSPATVEPGGGFAFQCAPATFSSAEQVTITVTGESGAGADIGMVRFAITTASGTTTSAGDGSIAPVRITLPQNASGTYNIAAVSSTSAGSTAAVTVTAPDGALPVSGMDSGSLIGLFVGGGALVLAGVALAVAALLRRGRARR from the coding sequence GTGTCCCGCCGCTCCCCCCGCGTCGCGCTCATCGCCCTCCTGGCGATGGCGGCTGTCGGCGCGCCGGGCGCCGCGCACGCGGCATCCCCTGCCGACGCCTCATCGATCTACCCGCCCTCGGGGTCGTGCACGACGAGCCCCGCGACCGTCGAGCCGGGCGGCGGCTTCGCCTTCCAGTGCGCGCCGGCGACATTCTCCAGCGCCGAGCAGGTGACCATCACCGTCACCGGCGAGAGCGGCGCCGGTGCCGACATCGGCATGGTCCGCTTCGCCATCACCACCGCCAGCGGCACGACGACCTCGGCCGGCGACGGTTCGATCGCCCCGGTGCGCATCACCCTCCCGCAGAACGCCTCGGGCACGTACAACATCGCCGCGGTGTCGTCGACCTCGGCGGGCAGTACGGCCGCGGTGACGGTGACCGCTCCGGACGGGGCGCTCCCGGTCTCGGGGATGGATTCCGGCTCGCTCATCGGCCTCTTCGTCGGTGGCGGTGCGCTGGTGCTGGCCGGCGTCGCCCTCGCCGTGGCAGCGCTCCTCCGACGCGGGCGCGCGCGCCGATAG
- a CDS encoding glycosyltransferase, with amino-acid sequence MLTAPLPTGRHFAVTWSIPDDFGGMTGALLHRSRGFRREAGVAVTVLTLDDRIDYADVASRLRDAGELIDGVSLLNLYDWLRTHPLPGERGSGARHPFRPLRPDDPDVVGLEHDGRVLRRERRGPGGEILQVDHYRQDGSLVVSDRRDLDRRGGSAKRSVVVCDQRGQPHRSWSHISGLYAAWIDALVAGSRAWLVIDSKTAARSLLGYRRRGTVVVHVVHGAHVSSSPGSDVIPSRRKVFSRLDAFDAVVFLTRRQRDHAARLTAHRGRLVTIPLGITLPPSNPPAESERAGAVVLARLSALKRVDHAIAAIERVNAVVTPPLTLDIWGDGSRRAALMRRIDGDPVLTLHHHDPAARGVLREASVLLVTSRSEGFGLAILEAMAAGCIPVAYDVPYGPGEIIRHGRNGMLVADGDVDALADAVRSVIAQPPAARDAQRRAARERAAQFSDDRVTRLWGRALRRARRRGMSRRTVEGVTWRARRWARVLTRRRR; translated from the coding sequence GTGCTCACCGCCCCTCTCCCGACCGGTCGGCACTTCGCCGTGACCTGGTCGATCCCGGACGACTTCGGGGGGATGACCGGCGCCCTCCTCCATCGTTCCCGGGGCTTCCGACGCGAGGCCGGCGTCGCCGTGACGGTCCTCACCCTGGATGACCGCATCGACTACGCCGACGTCGCGTCGCGCCTCCGGGACGCGGGGGAGCTGATCGACGGGGTGTCGCTGCTGAACCTCTACGACTGGCTCCGCACCCATCCCCTCCCCGGCGAGCGGGGATCCGGCGCTCGTCATCCCTTCCGTCCCCTCCGCCCGGACGACCCCGACGTCGTCGGCCTCGAGCATGACGGCAGGGTGTTGCGCCGAGAACGGCGGGGCCCAGGCGGCGAGATACTGCAGGTCGACCACTACCGCCAGGACGGATCGCTCGTCGTCTCCGATCGACGTGACCTCGACAGACGCGGCGGGTCGGCCAAGCGATCGGTCGTGGTCTGCGATCAGCGCGGTCAGCCGCATCGCTCCTGGTCCCACATCTCAGGGCTCTACGCGGCATGGATCGACGCCCTCGTCGCCGGATCGAGGGCGTGGCTCGTCATCGACAGCAAGACCGCGGCCCGGAGCCTGCTCGGCTACCGCAGACGCGGGACGGTCGTCGTGCACGTCGTACACGGCGCGCACGTGTCGTCCTCGCCAGGTTCCGACGTGATTCCGTCACGTCGGAAGGTGTTCTCACGACTGGACGCGTTCGATGCCGTGGTCTTCCTCACCCGTCGACAGCGCGACCACGCCGCGCGGCTGACCGCCCACCGCGGCCGGCTGGTGACCATTCCGCTCGGGATCACCCTCCCCCCTTCGAACCCCCCTGCCGAAAGCGAACGAGCGGGAGCGGTGGTGCTCGCCCGGCTGTCCGCCCTGAAACGGGTGGACCACGCGATCGCGGCGATCGAGCGGGTCAATGCCGTCGTCACACCGCCCCTGACCCTCGACATCTGGGGCGACGGCTCACGCCGCGCCGCCCTGATGCGAAGGATCGACGGCGACCCGGTGCTCACCCTGCATCATCATGATCCGGCCGCCAGAGGCGTGCTGCGAGAGGCCTCCGTCCTCCTCGTGACGAGCCGGTCCGAAGGATTCGGATTGGCGATCCTCGAGGCCATGGCGGCGGGATGCATCCCCGTCGCCTACGACGTTCCCTATGGCCCCGGGGAGATCATCCGGCACGGACGGAACGGGATGCTGGTGGCGGACGGCGATGTCGATGCCTTGGCCGACGCCGTCCGCAGCGTGATCGCGCAACCCCCGGCCGCACGCGACGCCCAACGCCGCGCGGCTCGCGAACGGGCGGCGCAGTTCTCCGACGATCGCGTGACCCGGCTGTGGGGACGGGCACTGCGGCGCGCGCGACGTCGCGGCATGTCGCGACGCACGGTCGAGGGCGTGACCTGGCGCGCACGCCGCTGGGCGCGCGTGCTGACTCGCCGGCGCCGATAG